In Paralcaligenes sp. KSB-10, the following are encoded in one genomic region:
- a CDS encoding 2-hydroxyacid dehydrogenase encodes MSQKIPLLVLVPLQTIYRDQVSQAYDMVYAPDKAARNEAIARDGARIRGVLTIGTIGLTGQEMQAMPELEIVCSLGVGYENIDISAARQRGITIANGAGTNDACVADHAFGLLIAAVRGIVTLDHAVRSGMFRDALPAYSPTVANKRLGIVGLGMIGRQLAKRAAGFDMEVGYHSRSRRDDVAYAYFDSVQDLAKWCDFLIVATPGGPATRHLINTPVLDALGPQGVLVNVSRGSVVDTEALAAALRRGSVAAAGLDVYESEPLAPESLIDLPNVVLTPHVGGRSPEAMQASLDRFLENIGGHFANRGVVSPVLAEG; translated from the coding sequence ATGTCGCAAAAAATACCCCTATTGGTGCTCGTTCCGCTTCAAACGATATACCGGGATCAGGTTTCCCAGGCTTACGACATGGTGTATGCGCCGGACAAGGCCGCACGCAACGAGGCCATTGCCCGGGACGGGGCGCGTATTCGGGGGGTGCTGACCATAGGAACGATTGGGTTGACCGGCCAGGAGATGCAGGCCATGCCGGAGCTGGAGATCGTTTGCTCGCTGGGCGTGGGTTACGAAAATATCGATATTTCCGCGGCGCGGCAGCGGGGAATTACTATTGCCAACGGCGCCGGTACTAACGATGCCTGTGTTGCCGATCATGCATTCGGCCTGCTCATTGCGGCGGTGCGCGGCATCGTAACACTGGACCATGCCGTTCGCAGCGGGATGTTCCGCGATGCTTTGCCCGCCTACTCACCTACCGTGGCGAACAAGCGCCTGGGTATTGTGGGCCTGGGCATGATAGGGCGGCAACTCGCCAAGAGGGCAGCCGGATTCGACATGGAGGTGGGCTATCACAGCCGCAGCCGGCGCGACGATGTGGCCTATGCGTACTTCGATAGCGTTCAGGACCTGGCCAAATGGTGCGATTTTCTGATTGTTGCCACACCGGGGGGGCCTGCTACGCGGCATCTCATCAATACGCCGGTGCTCGACGCTCTTGGACCGCAAGGCGTGCTGGTCAATGTCTCGCGGGGCAGCGTGGTGGATACCGAGGCGCTGGCCGCGGCCTTGCGCCGTGGCAGCGTTGCTGCGGCAGGCCTGGATGTGTACGAGAGCGAACCCTTGGCGCCGGAATCCTTGATCGATCTGCCCAATGTGGTGCTGACTCCTCATGTGGGAGGGCGTTCACCTGAAGCCATGCAGGCCTCGCTTGATCGGTTTCTGGAAAACATCGGCGGCCATTTTGCGAATCGCGGGGTGGTTTCACCGGTCCTGGCCGAAGGCTGA
- a CDS encoding PaaI family thioesterase yields MNSAAATPRITVAQFNKLLEQQHPFAAQLEIEVLEIGYGTALLRLPARSSNQRLGGIVAGPMLMGLADLALYAAVVGASGNAEAVTASLTINFLRKTPAGDVLAHARLLKIGKLTAGEVLLEPADGGDPVAQVVSTWALPRNTSPAA; encoded by the coding sequence ATGAATTCCGCCGCTGCCACACCCAGAATTACTGTTGCCCAGTTCAATAAACTGCTCGAGCAACAGCACCCTTTTGCCGCACAGCTGGAAATAGAGGTGCTGGAAATCGGCTACGGCACCGCGCTATTGCGGCTGCCGGCACGCAGCTCCAACCAGCGTCTGGGCGGCATCGTGGCAGGCCCCATGCTCATGGGCCTGGCGGACCTGGCGCTTTATGCCGCAGTGGTGGGTGCCAGCGGCAATGCCGAAGCGGTCACAGCCAGCCTGACCATCAATTTTCTGCGCAAAACACCGGCGGGCGACGTGCTGGCCCACGCCCGCCTGCTGAAAATCGGCAAGCTCACCGCCGGAGAAGTATTGCTGGAGCCGGCCGACGGCGGCGACCCGGTTGCCCAGGTCGTAAGCACCTGGGCCTTGCCCCGCAACACATCGCCCGCGGCCTGA
- a CDS encoding nitronate monooxygenase family protein, with translation MSTVRTRADLFCKRYGLGLPILLAPMAGACPPSLSIAVADAGGLGSCGVLLMQAADIAAWVAEFRAHTQGVFQLNLWIPDPKPVRDARHEASIREFLSAWGPAVPADAADASPPDFSAQCEAMLEARPPIVSSIMGLYPAEFVKELKARGIAWFAVVSTVAEARAAEAAGADVVVAQGMEAGGHRGCFDASQAEIQQVGLFSLLPAVVDAVKIPVVATGGIADSRGVAAALTLGASAVQIGTGFLRCPEAKLNPAWARALADAAPEGTVVTRSFSGRAGRSIATDYVRAASAATAPVPAPYPVQRGLTAAMRKAAQQSGDIQRMQAWAGQSAGMASDRPARELARSLWDDAQLWLP, from the coding sequence ATGAGCACCGTACGCACTCGCGCCGATCTGTTTTGTAAACGTTATGGGCTGGGCCTGCCCATTTTGCTGGCGCCGATGGCGGGCGCATGTCCGCCGTCGCTGTCGATCGCGGTGGCCGATGCGGGCGGGCTGGGTTCTTGCGGCGTGTTGTTGATGCAGGCGGCCGACATCGCCGCCTGGGTGGCAGAATTTCGCGCGCATACCCAGGGCGTGTTCCAGCTCAATCTGTGGATACCCGATCCCAAGCCGGTGCGCGATGCGCGGCACGAAGCCTCGATTCGCGAGTTCCTTTCCGCTTGGGGGCCGGCTGTGCCCGCGGATGCCGCCGACGCGTCGCCGCCCGATTTTTCCGCTCAGTGCGAAGCCATGCTCGAGGCCAGGCCGCCTATCGTTTCCTCGATCATGGGCCTGTATCCGGCCGAATTCGTCAAAGAGCTCAAGGCCCGGGGCATCGCCTGGTTTGCCGTTGTGTCCACCGTGGCCGAGGCCAGAGCGGCGGAAGCCGCCGGGGCGGACGTGGTGGTTGCCCAGGGCATGGAAGCGGGAGGGCACAGGGGGTGTTTCGATGCCAGCCAGGCCGAGATACAGCAGGTAGGCTTGTTTTCCCTGCTGCCCGCGGTTGTGGACGCGGTGAAGATACCTGTTGTCGCCACGGGCGGCATCGCCGATTCGCGAGGCGTTGCGGCGGCACTGACGCTGGGGGCGAGCGCGGTACAGATCGGCACGGGTTTTTTACGCTGCCCCGAAGCCAAGCTTAATCCGGCCTGGGCCAGGGCCCTGGCCGATGCGGCACCGGAAGGCACCGTCGTAACCCGTTCGTTCAGCGGCCGGGCCGGCCGCAGCATTGCTACCGATTATGTGCGGGCGGCGAGCGCCGCCACGGCCCCGGTTCCGGCGCCTTATCCGGTGCAGCGCGGCCTGACGGCGGCCATGCGCAAGGCGGCCCAGCAAAGCGGCGACATACAAAGAATGCAGGCGTGGGCGGGGCAATCCGCGGGCATGGCTTCGGATCGGCCGGCGCGCGAGCTTGCCCGCTCGCTTTGGGATGATGCGCAGCTATGGCTGCCTTGA
- a CDS encoding alpha/beta fold hydrolase has protein sequence MSTADTLPQYIAPGLDYPMAYTMAGSGQAVLLIHGSLCDYRYWRWQIPAFSQQRQVLAPSLRGYWPSAFTDDNPAFGVARHAQDLIEFIRLQQTEGPVHILGHSRGAHVALELACTAPELARSLTLADPGFRFEQEPVLQSFQLDVVQKLKTGDLDGALAEFVDTVNGAGTWRQMVSWFKTMVKDNAGTLLSQIHEIDQSFRLERVRKLSCPVLLLGGANSPARYGQRLDILQQALPGAERATIPLAAHGMNLANPKAFNERVLQFLNARS, from the coding sequence ATGTCCACCGCAGACACACTACCTCAATACATTGCCCCTGGCCTGGACTACCCTATGGCCTATACGATGGCGGGCAGCGGCCAGGCCGTGCTGCTGATCCACGGGTCTTTGTGCGATTACCGCTACTGGCGCTGGCAAATACCTGCGTTCAGCCAGCAACGGCAGGTGCTCGCACCCAGCCTGCGCGGCTATTGGCCTTCGGCCTTTACCGACGACAATCCAGCCTTCGGTGTCGCTCGACATGCGCAGGACCTGATCGAATTCATACGCTTGCAACAGACGGAGGGGCCCGTACACATACTGGGCCACTCGCGCGGCGCGCATGTGGCCCTTGAACTGGCGTGCACGGCTCCTGAACTGGCACGCTCCCTTACTCTGGCCGACCCCGGGTTCCGCTTCGAACAAGAACCCGTGCTGCAATCCTTTCAGCTCGATGTAGTGCAAAAGCTCAAGACGGGCGATCTTGACGGTGCCTTGGCCGAATTCGTCGACACGGTAAATGGTGCCGGCACCTGGCGCCAAATGGTCAGCTGGTTCAAAACCATGGTCAAAGACAATGCCGGCACCCTGCTGTCGCAAATCCACGAAATCGACCAGAGCTTTCGCCTGGAGCGGGTCCGCAAGCTGAGCTGCCCGGTGCTGTTGCTGGGCGGCGCAAACAGCCCCGCCCGTTATGGCCAGCGCCTGGACATTCTGCAGCAGGCTTTGCCAGGCGCCGAAAGGGCGACCATTCCGCTGGCTGCTCACGGCATGAATCTTGCCAACCCCAAAGCGTTCAACGAACGAGTGCTGCAGTTTCTGAATGCACGCTCATAA
- a CDS encoding ABC transporter ATP-binding protein yields MAQESSISTLHIRGVSTTLGSQTILEQLDMPDLPMGSLVALLGPNGSGKSTLLKSIAGLLPATLAALDLGKIDLNTLGATERAEHVRYLPQSLPGDVHLTVLEALLVALQARGQDRHARLRPAHAIASVEAILHDLGIAALGPRYLDELSGGQKQLVGLAQALIHEPAVLLLDEPLASLDLNYQHHVMHLLRRLTRTRGLLTILVLHDLNIALRYADYALLMKQGTLLASGAPQDVINPDILAKTFSIRARIETCSLGYPCVLVDDLIQI; encoded by the coding sequence ATGGCACAGGAATCCTCGATCAGCACGCTGCATATCCGCGGGGTCTCAACCACCCTGGGTTCGCAAACAATACTCGAGCAATTGGATATGCCCGATTTACCCATGGGCAGCCTGGTGGCCCTGCTGGGCCCCAATGGCAGCGGCAAATCCACATTGCTGAAAAGCATTGCCGGCCTGCTGCCCGCGACGCTGGCCGCACTCGATCTGGGAAAGATCGACTTGAACACTCTCGGAGCAACCGAACGCGCCGAGCATGTTCGCTACCTGCCGCAATCCTTGCCCGGCGACGTGCATTTGACGGTGCTTGAAGCGCTGCTGGTTGCGCTCCAGGCGCGTGGGCAGGATCGCCATGCAAGACTGCGTCCGGCCCACGCCATCGCCAGCGTGGAAGCAATCTTGCACGACCTGGGCATAGCCGCCCTGGGTCCTCGCTACCTGGACGAATTGTCTGGCGGGCAAAAACAGCTGGTCGGTCTTGCCCAGGCGCTCATCCACGAGCCTGCCGTATTGCTGCTCGACGAACCCCTCGCCTCGCTCGACCTGAACTACCAGCATCACGTCATGCATCTGTTGCGGCGACTGACCCGCACCCGAGGCCTGTTGACGATTCTGGTGCTGCACGATCTGAATATCGCCTTGCGCTACGCCGACTACGCCCTGCTCATGAAACAGGGAACGCTGTTGGCCAGTGGAGCGCCGCAAGACGTGATCAATCCCGATATACTCGCAAAAACATTCTCGATCCGGGCACGCATCGAAACCTGCAGTCTTGGGTATCCCTGTGTGCTGGTCGACGACCTGATACAGATCTGA
- a CDS encoding bifunctional helix-turn-helix transcriptional regulator/GNAT family N-acetyltransferase, with protein sequence MDARQLADRAETVRRFNRFYTRQIGVLREHLLDSKFSLTEVRILYELAHRAKLTTTDLVNELGLNAGYLSRVIAGFEKRGLIEKTRSKTDARASLLALTRQGRASFEPLDKASHQEVAAMLEQLTQAEQQQLVDAMHQIEGLLGKPSQTYLLREPQAGDMGWVIHRHGALYAQEYGWNTDFEALVAEVIAKYIRYFNPAWERSWIAEKNGAVVGSVFLVRHTADTAKLRLLYVEPGARGLGIGKRLVEECIRHARQLGYRKLVLWTNSILIGARRIYQNAGFKLVEEEPHHSFGKDLVGETWELLL encoded by the coding sequence ATGGACGCCAGGCAACTCGCAGATCGGGCCGAAACGGTCCGCCGCTTCAACCGTTTCTACACCCGCCAGATCGGCGTGCTGCGCGAGCATCTGCTGGACAGCAAGTTCTCCCTGACCGAAGTCCGGATTCTTTACGAGCTGGCTCATCGAGCCAAGCTGACAACAACCGATCTGGTGAACGAACTGGGCTTGAATGCCGGCTATCTCAGCCGTGTCATCGCAGGCTTCGAAAAACGCGGGCTCATCGAGAAAACACGTTCCAAAACCGATGCGCGAGCCTCTCTGCTTGCCCTGACTCGCCAGGGCCGTGCCAGCTTCGAGCCCTTGGACAAGGCCTCGCACCAAGAGGTGGCAGCCATGCTGGAACAGCTTACACAAGCCGAGCAACAGCAACTGGTCGACGCCATGCACCAGATCGAAGGCTTGCTGGGCAAGCCCAGCCAAACCTATCTGCTGCGAGAACCGCAAGCGGGCGACATGGGTTGGGTCATTCACCGGCACGGAGCCCTATACGCTCAGGAATACGGCTGGAATACCGATTTCGAAGCACTGGTGGCGGAAGTCATCGCCAAGTACATCAGATATTTCAACCCCGCATGGGAGCGCAGCTGGATTGCCGAAAAGAACGGCGCGGTCGTCGGTTCGGTGTTTCTGGTGCGGCATACGGCAGATACTGCAAAACTGCGACTGCTGTACGTGGAGCCCGGAGCCCGCGGCCTGGGCATCGGCAAGCGCCTGGTGGAAGAGTGCATCCGACATGCCAGGCAGTTGGGCTACCGGAAACTGGTGCTCTGGACCAACAGCATCCTGATCGGCGCACGCCGCATCTATCAGAACGCCGGCTTCAAGCTGGTCGAAGAAGAACCGCACCATAGTTTCGGCAAAGACCTGGTCGGCGAAACCTGGGAGCTCCTTCTGTGA
- a CDS encoding IlvD/Edd family dehydratase: MPKKSATPNVDATGLNKGLTSYGDNAFSLFLRKAFIKGAGYTNTALDRPVIGIANTGSAYNPCHGNAPQLMEAVKRGIMLAGGLPMDFPTISIHESFSFPTSMYLRNLMSMDTEEMIRAQPMDAVVLIGGCDKTVPAQLMGAASAGIPAIQLITGSMLTGSHRSERVGACTDCRRYWGKYRAQEIDDVEVAEVNDQLVASVGTCSVMGTASTMACIAEALGMTVPGGASPPAVTADRMRIAELTGAQAVQIAIKRLTIDKILTADAFENAMRVLLAIGGSTNGIVHLTAIAGRLGLDIDLKALDRMGRDTPVLLDLKPSGQHYMEDFHKAGGMATLLRELKPLLKLDALTVTGRTLGEEMELAGAGFAQNVVKTIKDPIYPQGGIAVLEGNLAPDGAIIKQSAAHPKLMEHEGRAVVFENAADLANRIDSDDLDVKEDDILVLKNIGPKGAPGMPEAGYIPIPKKLAVLGVKDIVRISDGRMSGTAFGTIVLHVTPESAIGGPLAYVRNGDRIRLSVKNREISLLVSSAELQKRMKEKPVTPPTAERGYQKLFLDSVTQADKGVDFDFLRAAHIKGSTPK; this comes from the coding sequence ATGCCCAAGAAATCAGCCACACCCAATGTCGACGCCACCGGTTTGAACAAAGGCCTGACCAGCTATGGCGATAACGCCTTCTCGCTTTTCTTGAGAAAGGCTTTCATCAAGGGCGCGGGCTACACCAATACGGCGCTGGACCGGCCCGTCATCGGCATAGCCAATACCGGCAGCGCCTATAACCCCTGCCACGGCAATGCTCCGCAACTGATGGAGGCCGTCAAGCGCGGCATCATGCTGGCGGGCGGCTTGCCCATGGATTTCCCGACCATATCCATCCATGAAAGCTTTTCATTTCCAACCAGCATGTATCTGCGCAACCTGATGTCGATGGATACCGAGGAAATGATCCGGGCGCAGCCCATGGATGCCGTCGTGCTGATAGGCGGCTGCGACAAAACCGTGCCTGCCCAGCTAATGGGCGCGGCCTCGGCCGGCATACCGGCGATTCAACTCATTACCGGGTCCATGCTGACCGGCTCGCATCGTTCCGAGCGTGTTGGGGCCTGTACCGACTGCCGCCGATACTGGGGCAAATACCGAGCCCAGGAAATCGATGACGTGGAAGTTGCCGAGGTTAACGACCAACTGGTAGCCAGCGTCGGCACCTGCTCGGTCATGGGGACGGCCAGCACCATGGCCTGCATCGCCGAAGCCCTGGGCATGACCGTTCCCGGCGGGGCTTCGCCTCCGGCGGTAACGGCCGACAGAATGCGCATAGCCGAACTGACAGGCGCCCAGGCCGTACAGATTGCCATAAAACGCCTTACAATCGACAAAATACTGACGGCCGACGCATTTGAAAATGCCATGCGCGTGCTGCTTGCCATCGGTGGCTCCACCAACGGCATCGTGCACTTGACTGCAATAGCCGGCCGCCTGGGGCTGGATATCGACCTCAAGGCACTGGATCGTATGGGACGCGACACGCCCGTTCTGCTGGATCTGAAACCGTCCGGCCAACACTATATGGAAGACTTCCACAAGGCCGGCGGCATGGCCACCTTGCTGCGCGAGCTAAAGCCCTTGCTCAAGCTGGATGCCCTGACCGTCACCGGGCGAACCCTGGGCGAGGAAATGGAGCTCGCGGGCGCCGGGTTTGCACAAAACGTGGTGAAAACCATCAAAGACCCCATTTACCCGCAAGGCGGGATTGCCGTACTTGAAGGCAATCTGGCCCCGGATGGCGCCATTATCAAGCAGTCGGCAGCGCATCCGAAACTGATGGAGCACGAAGGCAGGGCTGTCGTATTTGAAAACGCCGCAGACCTGGCTAACAGAATCGACTCCGACGATCTGGACGTGAAGGAAGACGATATCCTGGTCCTGAAGAACATTGGGCCCAAAGGTGCCCCGGGCATGCCGGAAGCCGGCTACATCCCGATTCCCAAAAAACTGGCCGTTCTAGGCGTCAAGGATATCGTGCGAATCTCCGACGGCCGCATGAGCGGCACCGCATTCGGCACGATTGTTTTACATGTCACCCCCGAATCGGCCATCGGCGGCCCGCTGGCATACGTCCGGAATGGCGACCGGATCCGGCTGAGCGTAAAGAACCGGGAAATCTCCCTGCTGGTTTCCAGCGCCGAATTGCAAAAACGCATGAAAGAAAAGCCTGTTACCCCCCCCACCGCCGAACGAGGATATCAAAAGCTGTTTCTGGATTCAGTCACCCAGGCCGACAAAGGTGTGGATTTCGATTTTCTGCGAGCCGCGCATATCAAAGGATCAACACCCAAATAA
- a CDS encoding YbfB/YjiJ family MFS transporter: protein MNTLNRPPTPIAATLIAALGLASAMGIGRFAFTPLLPLMQQSFGLTLRQGAWLASANYIGYLLGALVSLIFNPAPGRAARLSLLWIAVLTIATGLTHMFEAWVVLRLLTGVASAYALIGISSWVLNVLSQQPSTFYGWVFAGVGLGMILAGFTGLAAGVWHQSPDHAWLAMGVFAVAVLVLAWRPLNWGAGAPRAVAAHTAQRMGVEGWKITFCYGAFGFGYIIPATFLPAFARQLISDPSVFGWVWPVFGAAAALSTIISAYLFKQALPRNVWAYSLVVTAVGVLAPALYPCLATVVISTFCVGGTFMVVTMAGLREARLVAGADASRLIAAMTTAFAVGQLLGPLTIPPGTLQESIFYPSVGAACLLLAAAITLLRRRSTT, encoded by the coding sequence ATGAATACTTTGAATAGACCTCCCACACCGATTGCTGCAACCTTGATCGCCGCGCTCGGACTTGCGTCCGCGATGGGTATAGGGCGCTTTGCGTTTACACCCTTGCTGCCCCTGATGCAGCAGAGCTTCGGCCTGACCCTGCGGCAGGGCGCCTGGCTGGCAAGCGCAAACTATATTGGGTACCTTCTGGGAGCGCTCGTCAGTCTGATTTTCAATCCGGCGCCGGGCCGTGCGGCGCGGCTCAGCCTTCTCTGGATCGCGGTGCTGACGATTGCCACCGGGTTGACACACATGTTCGAGGCGTGGGTAGTACTGCGTCTGCTTACCGGCGTGGCAAGCGCCTATGCCCTGATCGGCATTTCGTCGTGGGTATTGAATGTGCTTTCGCAACAACCCTCGACTTTTTATGGCTGGGTCTTTGCCGGAGTCGGCCTGGGGATGATACTTGCCGGGTTTACCGGTCTGGCGGCCGGTGTCTGGCATCAATCTCCCGACCATGCATGGCTCGCCATGGGTGTCTTTGCGGTTGCGGTGTTGGTCCTGGCGTGGCGTCCGCTCAATTGGGGGGCAGGCGCGCCGCGTGCCGTGGCGGCGCACACGGCCCAACGCATGGGTGTCGAGGGTTGGAAAATTACTTTTTGCTATGGCGCTTTTGGCTTTGGCTACATCATTCCGGCCACATTCCTGCCGGCGTTTGCACGCCAGTTGATCAGCGATCCGTCCGTGTTCGGTTGGGTTTGGCCGGTATTTGGGGCGGCCGCGGCCCTCTCGACCATAATCTCCGCCTATCTATTCAAACAGGCATTGCCGCGAAATGTATGGGCATACAGCCTTGTCGTGACGGCCGTCGGAGTTCTGGCGCCCGCCCTGTACCCCTGCCTGGCGACGGTCGTGATCAGCACCTTCTGTGTGGGCGGCACCTTCATGGTGGTGACGATGGCGGGCCTGCGCGAGGCGCGCTTGGTGGCAGGCGCCGACGCTTCAAGGCTGATCGCCGCCATGACTACTGCTTTCGCCGTCGGGCAATTGCTGGGGCCTTTGACAATTCCGCCCGGCACATTGCAAGAATCGATTTTCTACCCCAGTGTGGGGGCGGCTTGCCTGTTGCTGGCCGCCGCAATTACATTATTGCGGCGTCGTTCCACTACATAA
- a CDS encoding class II aldolase/adducin family protein, translated as MSNELQFGVEDLVFANRILAKYGVLDGFGHVSMRNPDKPEHYFLSRSLAPELVAQNDIIEYDLDSVAVNGDSRRPYLERFIHGEIYKQRPDVQAVVHSHSPSVIPFAASSVRLRPIYHMAGFLTGGAPVFDIKSKFGCTDLLVTCAEHGAELAKILDGSSVSLMRGHGFVAVGGDVSVAVYRAIYTELNASLQEKAINLGGEIIYLDEQEGQNADATIRGVMHRPWELWKQKVGAL; from the coding sequence ATGAGCAATGAGCTGCAATTCGGTGTGGAAGACCTGGTGTTTGCAAATCGCATTCTTGCGAAATATGGCGTGCTTGACGGCTTTGGGCATGTCAGCATGCGCAATCCCGATAAGCCGGAACATTATTTTTTGTCGCGTTCCCTGGCGCCTGAATTGGTTGCGCAAAATGACATTATTGAATATGACCTCGACTCCGTGGCGGTAAACGGCGATTCGAGAAGACCGTATCTTGAACGTTTTATTCACGGAGAAATCTATAAGCAGCGGCCGGATGTACAGGCGGTAGTGCACAGCCATTCGCCCTCGGTCATTCCATTCGCCGCGTCCAGCGTACGCCTGCGCCCTATTTATCACATGGCGGGCTTTCTCACCGGCGGTGCGCCGGTATTCGATATCAAGAGCAAATTCGGTTGCACGGATTTGCTGGTCACCTGCGCCGAACATGGGGCCGAGTTGGCGAAAATCCTTGATGGATCCAGTGTTTCCCTGATGCGCGGCCACGGTTTTGTTGCTGTTGGCGGCGACGTGTCGGTTGCGGTGTATCGTGCCATCTATACGGAATTGAATGCCTCCCTGCAAGAGAAGGCGATCAATCTCGGTGGAGAAATCATTTATCTGGATGAGCAGGAAGGGCAAAATGCGGATGCCACGATCCGGGGCGTTATGCACAGGCCGTGGGAACTCTGGAAGCAAAAGGTGGGCGCCTTGTAG
- a CDS encoding VOC family protein encodes MFKIQHIDHIVLRVSNLQAMLSFYLNALGCSMDRIRDDLGLYQIRAGNSLIDLITIDGILGREGGAAPGREARNLDHFCLSIAPFDAKAIQAHLRRHDVQVGDPVSRYGAQGEGPSLYINDPDGNLVELKGPAWEMAAPQEM; translated from the coding sequence ATGTTCAAAATCCAACACATCGACCACATCGTGCTGCGCGTTTCGAACCTTCAAGCCATGCTGAGTTTCTATCTGAACGCGTTGGGCTGTTCAATGGACCGCATCCGGGACGACCTGGGGCTGTATCAGATCCGCGCCGGCAATTCGCTGATCGACCTGATCACCATCGACGGCATACTGGGCCGCGAGGGCGGCGCCGCGCCTGGCCGGGAAGCGCGCAATCTCGATCACTTCTGTTTAAGCATAGCGCCTTTCGATGCCAAAGCAATACAGGCGCATCTGCGGCGGCACGATGTCCAGGTAGGAGACCCCGTATCCCGCTACGGAGCCCAAGGCGAAGGGCCTTCCCTCTATATCAACGACCCGGATGGCAATCTCGTGGAGCTCAAAGGGCCCGCCTGGGAAATGGCCGCCCCGCAGGAAATGTAG
- a CDS encoding DMT family transporter — translation MNAYRLALGAAAATGVLVGAAMVATRVVAPAVSPVTLAFLRYLIGLAFLLIPLLGIRWPKYTAKDIVAIAALGILQFAVLIVLVNYALESLSAGLCALIFSTMPLVTMCLALALRQETLDGTKTIGILLAITGVAVSLNPSSLAAGGGTGWTSPAAIIGATIVGASCSVLYRPYLKRYPALPTSGIAMFSSVVFLAVACLSTGQALWPPLNLVQWLNVVFMGFASGLGYYLWLWALGRIEASRVVAFQALGPVTAALIELPIEQHLPSWTLCLSIALVVSGLLLVQRMQARRPARIN, via the coding sequence GTGAATGCATACCGGCTCGCGCTGGGCGCCGCCGCGGCCACGGGCGTGCTCGTTGGCGCCGCAATGGTCGCCACCCGAGTCGTCGCTCCTGCCGTGTCTCCGGTAACGCTGGCGTTTTTACGCTATCTGATAGGCCTGGCCTTTCTGCTCATACCCCTGCTCGGCATTCGCTGGCCCAAATATACGGCCAAGGATATTGTGGCCATCGCAGCGCTGGGAATCCTGCAGTTCGCCGTGCTGATCGTGCTGGTGAACTATGCACTCGAATCGCTGTCGGCGGGGCTGTGCGCGCTGATTTTCTCGACCATGCCCCTGGTCACTATGTGTCTTGCACTGGCGCTGCGCCAGGAAACCCTGGATGGCACCAAAACAATCGGCATCCTGCTGGCGATTACCGGGGTGGCGGTTTCTCTCAACCCCTCGTCCCTGGCCGCGGGCGGTGGCACAGGCTGGACATCGCCCGCCGCGATCATCGGCGCAACCATCGTCGGCGCAAGCTGCAGCGTGCTGTACCGGCCCTATCTGAAGCGCTATCCCGCCCTGCCCACAAGCGGAATCGCAATGTTCTCTTCTGTAGTGTTTCTGGCCGTCGCCTGCCTATCCACGGGCCAGGCGCTTTGGCCGCCGCTGAACCTCGTCCAGTGGCTGAATGTCGTATTCATGGGTTTCGCCAGCGGGCTTGGCTATTATCTCTGGCTGTGGGCACTCGGCCGCATCGAGGCCAGCCGCGTCGTGGCTTTCCAGGCACTGGGGCCGGTTACCGCCGCACTGATCGAATTGCCGATAGAGCAACACCTGCCATCCTGGACCTTGTGCCTTTCCATTGCGCTGGTCGTGTCGGGGCTGCTGCTGGTGCAACGCATGCAAGCCCGCAGGCCGGCCCGGATCAATTAA